A window of Acinetobacter sp. TR3 contains these coding sequences:
- a CDS encoding GNAT family N-acetyltransferase: MSLNIKNAKIYDVAQLVELINLAYRAQSGRSWTTEKAFVDGTRITKEQLNIELNQSNFELLVGENEQGSLVGCIGLSLNDDYIEIGTFAIDPTIQNLGYGREMLNYVETYITQNYSSVRRLIMYVLDVRIELMAYYQRRGYQITGRTESYPIDADVGQPLVPIQLIEMEKVIA; encoded by the coding sequence ATGATGTAGCGCAATTGGTTGAATTAATCAATTTGGCTTATCGGGCTCAGTCTGGTCGAAGTTGGACGACAGAAAAAGCATTTGTAGATGGAACACGTATTACCAAAGAGCAACTAAATATAGAGCTAAATCAATCAAATTTTGAATTACTTGTTGGTGAAAATGAACAAGGTTCTTTGGTTGGTTGCATTGGATTAAGTTTGAATGATGATTATATCGAGATAGGTACTTTTGCGATTGATCCAACAATTCAAAATTTAGGTTATGGCAGAGAAATGCTTAACTATGTTGAAACTTATATTACTCAGAACTATTCGAGTGTTCGACGCTTAATCATGTATGTTCTAGATGTTCGTATTGAGTTGATGGCATATTATCAACGTCGTGGTTATCAGATCACAGGGCGTACAGAGTCTTATCCTATAGATGCTGATGTTGGTCAACCATTAGTACCAATTCAGCTGATTGAAATGGAAAAAGTGATTGCATAA